A section of the Phaseolus vulgaris cultivar G19833 chromosome 8, P. vulgaris v2.0, whole genome shotgun sequence genome encodes:
- the LOC137825928 gene encoding disease resistance protein RFL1-like codes for MTLTVGGGSNTGSTGDHEAGNGTLTTLQSKLDVIISDLTSKEEDIHIRLQLQSHGKKRKREVDDWLNGLQDMKQRAIDIKNSLNQFGSSYVQEEEIYLADISEKRKQIKWLTKEVEKHEKEKPSVLSNEFVGREFGKNVRKIRKLLKDDRVSIVAIHGIGGVGKTFLATYMQSEIKRNKTFNDVLWVTVSYGFTIFKLQNLIAEKIKVELYGDDERKRTKILARELEKRKKIVVILDDVWTYIDLKKVGIPLGVKGIKLIITSRLKHVFEQMDCQPINMISVNPFPHYFCDEAWELFLLKHGQGWTPSTLSPEVENIARDVVRECDGLPLGISVIAREKLTFIGGDTC; via the exons ATGACTCTTACTGTTGGTGGTGGTTCAAATACAGGATCAACAGGAG ATCATGAAGCTGGTAATGGTACTTTGACTACTTTGCAAAGTAAGTTAGATGTGATTATATCCGATCTGACAAGTAAAGAAGAGGACATTCACATACGATTACAGTTGCAGTCACATGGCAAGAAGCGCAAGAGAGAGGTTGATGATTGGTTGAATGGACTGCAGGACATGAAACAAAGAGCTATTGATATAAAAAACTCACTGAATCAGTTTGGGTCTTCCTATgtgcaagaagaagaaatatattTGGCTGACATATCAGAAAAACGTAAGCAAATAAAATGGTTGACCAAAGAAGTGGAAAAGCACGAGAAAGAGAAGCCTTCGGTGTTGTCAAATGAATTTGTTGGCAGAGAATTTGGGAAAAATGTTAGGAAGATTCGGAAACTTTTGAAAGATGATAGAGTTTCGATTGTTGCCATACACGGAATTGGGGGAGTGGGAAAAACATTCCTAGCAACTTACATGCAGAGTGagataaaaagaaacaaaacttTCAATGATGTCTTATGGGTTACTGTTTCCTAtggtttcaccattttcaaattacaaaatcTCATTGCAGAAAAAATAAAGGTAGAACTTTATGGAGATGATGAGAGAAAAAGAACAAAGATTTTGGCAAGAGagttagaaaaaagaaaaaaaatagtagttATTTTGGATGATGTTTGGACATATATTGATCTAAAAAAGGTGGGAATTCCTCTTGGAGTAAAGGGTATTAAATTGATCATCACAAGTCGTTTGAAACATGTGTTTGAACAGATGGATTGCCAGCCAATTAATATGATAAGTGTGAACCCTTTCCCTCACTATTTTTGTGATGAAGCTTGGGAGTTGTTTTTGCTAAAACATGGACAAGGTTGGACACCTTCAACACTTTCCCCTGAAGTGGAAaatattgcaagagatgttgtaAGGGAATGTGATGGTTTACCACTTGGAATCAGTGTGATTGCTCGAGAAAAACTGACATTCATTGGTGGAGATACGTGCTGA
- the LOC137823966 gene encoding proline-rich receptor-like protein kinase PERK8 gives MAVWFVQKKKKKEKGSRGGYAAPSPFTSSHNSGTLFLRPHSPANFVAGSGSGSDFVYSPSEPGGVSSSRSWFTYEELIQATNGFSAQNLLGEGGFGCVYKGLLVDGREVAVKQLKIGGGQGEREFRAEVEIISRVHHRHLVSLVGYCISEHQRLLVYDYVPNNTLDYHLHDENRPVMDWPTRMKVAAGAARGIAYLHEDCHPRIIHRDIKSSNILLDLNYEARVSDFGLAKLALDSNTHVTTRVMGTFGYMAPEYATSGKLTEKSDVYSYGVVLLELITGRKPVDASQPIGDESLVEWARPLLSEAVDKEDFEILVDSRLGKNYDRNEMFRMIEAAAACVRHSSVKRPRMSQVVRALDSLDEFTDLNNGMKPGQSSVFDSAQQSAQIRMFRRMAFGSQDSSSIFNESQSSWRSRDQDSTTMFSQNKTGPWNV, from the exons ATGGCCGTGTGGTTTGtacagaagaaaaagaagaaagaaaaaggatCAAGAGGTGGTTATGCTGCTCCTTCTCCATTTACCTCATCCCACAATTCAG GTACCTTATTCTTGAGGCCACATTCTCCAGCCAACTTTGTAGCAGGTAGTGGCTCTGGTAGTGATTTTGTGTATTCTCCATCAGAACCAGGTGGAGTAAGTAGCTCAAGATCATGGTTCACGTATGAAGAACTTATCCAAGCTACAAATGGATTTTCGGCACAAAATTTGCTGGGAGAAGGTGGATTTGGTTGTGTCTATAAAGGTTTGCTCGTAGATGGAAGAGAAGTAGCTGTGAAACAGCTCAAAATTGGTGGTGGGCAAGGGGAACGTGAATTCAGGGCAGAAGTTGAGATTATTAGCCGTGTACATCATCGTCATCTGGTTTCCTTGGTTGGTTACTGTATATCTGAGCATCAGAGATTGCTTGTATATGACTATGTTCCCAACAATACTCTTGATTACCATCTCCATG ATGAAAATAGACCAGTTATGGATTGGCCTACCAGAATGAAGGTTGCTGCTGGTGCAGCTAGAGGAATAGCTTACCTGCATGAAGACT GCCATCCACGCATTATTCATCGAGATATTAAGTCGTCAAACATCCTTCTTGATCTCAACTATGAAGCTCGA GTTTCGGACTTTGGGCTTGCAAAATTGGCACTAGATTCAAATACACACGTGACAACACGAGTAATGGGAACCTTTGG GTACATGGCACCAGAATATGCAACAAGTGGGAAATTAACGGAAAAGTCTGATGTATATTCCTACGGCGTTGTGCTGTTGGAGTTAATTACAGGTCGGAAGCCTGTAGATGCATCTCAACCAATTGGTGATGAGAGCCTGGTTGAATGG GCTCGGCCTTTGTTGAGTGAAGCAGTTGATAAAGAGGACTTTGAAATCTTGGTGGATTCAAGACTGGGAAAGAACTATGATAGAAACGAAATGTTCCGGATGATTGAGGCTGCCGCCGCCTGTGTACGCCACTCGTCGGTGAAGAGGCCACGCATGAGTCAG GTGGTGAGAGCTTTAGATTCTTTGGACGAGTTTACGGATCTGAATAATGGAATGAAACCTGGGCAGAGTTCGGTGTTCGATTCTGCACAGCAATCTGCACAAATCAGAATGTTTAGGAGAATGGCTTTTGGAAGCCAAGATAGTTCAAGTATCTTCAATGAGTCTCAGAGTAGCTGGAGGAGTAGAGATCAGGACTCAACAACAATGTTTTCCCAAAACAAAACTGGACCTTGGAACGTTTGA